The region GCGCGCACTTCGGCGATGCGGTAAGTCCCCCCTGTCGCGAAGAGGGTGTTGCCCTCATAGAGGCGGAAGACCAGCGAATCGTAGTAGCGCAGCTTGGCGTAGTAGAGGGGCGAAACGACGATGGGGGCATATTCCAGCCCCGCCACCGCTTCACGCATCTTCTCCAACTCCCGGGCCACCGCCTCGGGATAGGTAGAAAGGTCCGCCAGATCCTCGACGCGGTGGATGCGGATCAACGGCTCCAGCCAGCTGTGGCCCGCCTCGAGGATCCGCTCGATATGCATACTTTTGAGGGCATCGAGATCGACGCCATACTCCTCGCTGAGCATCTTCGGGATGGCGATGTTGGCGATCTGAAGCAGAGGACGGATCTCCAGTCTTCCCAATAATGCCGTGGCGTCGGCGACGATCTTGGGGAAATCCCCTTCCAGAAATTCGGCGCCGATCTGATACTGCTCCCGGGTGGGGAAGCGGTAGACCGGCTGGATATAGAACCACTGTTTGAAATCGGTGCTGCGCCCCAGCCGCCGGGTGGCGATGCGAACCACATCGGCGGTGGAATCGGCCCGGAGGCTCACTTCGTGGTTGTCGGTATCGTTGAGGCGGATCAGTGCCTTGGGATCATCGAAACTCTCGTGCTGATGGTAGGAAAAGAGCGGCGTCACCATCTCCCGGTAGCCCCGCTCCTCCAGAAACTCCGCGGCACTGTTCTCGATCCGGCGTTTGATCCGGGCGCTCTCGTCGAAATAGAGCCGGCTGCCGCTGGGAATTTCGTGTTCGAAGATCATTCTTCACCCTTCGCTTTGCTCAGCATTGTTTTGTAGTAGGTTTCGTTCCAGATCCGTGCGGCGGTGCCGTCGAAGGGGCGGCGGCCCATCTTCGCCAGGGCCAACTCCACGGCATTGACCACCCAGACCATCTCGTGGGGCTCGATGAGGCCCATCTGGTTGATGCGGAAGATCTTGCCTTTGAGATGATCCTGCCCTCCGGCGACATTGACACCGAAGTCACTCTTGAGCAGGGAGCGGATGGTGTTGGCGTCGGGATCGTCAATGGTCGTCATAGAGCGGGCGGGGGTCTTGGGATAGCTGTGCAGGCCCAGAGCCTCCAGGGCAAAACGGGTCGCCTTGGCCCGGCGGGCGGTGTCGCAATAGAGTTTCCCCAGGCCGCCCTGCTTTTCAATCTCTTCGAGGATCGCTTTGAGCCCGATGATCAGAGTCGTCGGCGCCGTGTAGGCGGTGGTGTTCTGGCGCTGCTTTTTGATCTCAGAGGCGAGATTGAAATAGTAACCCCGACCATTGCCGATCTTCTCTACTGCCACGTTGCTGAGCCCCAGGATCGCCAAACCGGGAGGGAGCATCAGCGCCTTTTGGCTGCCGGCGATGAGGGCGTCGATGTTGCTGGTATCGATCCGCTCGACCCCTACCGCGGTGATCCCGTCGGCGATTACCATCACTTCGGGGCGCTCCGCTTTGACCGCGGCGGCGATCTCTTCGACTGGATGGCGCAGCCCTCCCGCCGATTCGCTGATCTGGATCGCCAACGCGTCGATCTCACTGTCGCTGCGCAGGATCTCCATCACTTCCCCCACCGTAGCGGGGGTATCCCACTCGTGAACGATCTCGGTATGGGGCAGGCCGTGAGCCTGGGCAATGAGGCCGAAGCGCTGCCCGAACTTGCCGGCATTGACATTGAGGAGTTTACGGTGGCAGAGGTTGGTCACTGCCGCCTCCATCGCGCCGGTGCCACTGGAGGCCAGCATCACCACCTCATCGGTAACCATCAGCTCGAAGAGTTTGGTCCGGGCGACGGCGAAGATCGCTTCGAACTCGGGAGTACGATGGTGCAGGGTCGGCCCCGCCATCGCCAGGCGGACCGATTCGGGAACGGGCGTAGGCCCGGGGGTAAAGAGCAGCATAGAGAATCCTTCTGCAAAAAATATACGCCAAGCAATGCGGCATAAATCGTTGGATTATATCCAAAGGGGGGTTAAAGAAGTTGATGGAGGATTGAAAATGGAAGATTGAAGATGATTTTGGATTAGGGGATTTTGGATTTTGGATGAAGAATCAACTTTCTCAGCTCTCAACTCTCAACGCTCAACACTCCAAAATACTTTTTGAAAATTTTTCGGTCGATGCCGCCCAAGGGGAGTTCTTCAATCGATTTGGGGGTGAAAAATCCGATCGGCTTGTCATAATCTTTGGGAAGGACCGCAACCCGCCAAATCTCCGCTTCCAGTGCAAAATGACTGTAACGGGCGAGCTCCCGCCCCAGAAACTCTCCCGAGACTTCATCTTCGAATCGGGGAAAATGCCAGAGCCCTCCGTGAAAACGCTCCCGGCTTTGGCTCAGGGCCCAGGCTCCACCTCGTTCACAAAGAAGGATTTTGGCCCGACGCACAGGCGTTTTGGAAGCCTTTTTCGCTTCGGGGTAGCGCTCGGGGGCTTGCCTGCCCCGGCACCCCTCCCGAAGGGGACAGAGATCGCATCGGGGATCTTTGGGAGTGCAGATCATCGCTCCCAGATCCATCATCGCCTGGTTGTAATCGTAGGGGCGTTTGGCGTCAAAGAGTCGCTCGGCCATTCGCCAAAGCTCCCGCTCCGTGGCCTTCCGGCGCCGGAAAAAGCGGTAGAGGATGCGGCGGACATTGGCATCGAGGATCGGGGCCGCCTCATCAAAGGCGAAACAGGCGATCGCCCGGGCCGTGGAGCGGCCGATCCCGGGCAGACGCTCCAACTCCTGTGAAGTGGAGGGGAGCACGCCGTTGCATAGACGGGCAGTGCGGTGCAGATGGCGCGCCCGGCTGTAGTAGCCCAGCCCTTCCCACGCTTTGAGCACCTCCTCTTCGGAAGCCTCAGCCACCACCGCCAGAGTCGGGAAACGTTCCAAAAAAGGGAAATAGAATCGCTCCAGTACCGTCGACACCTGGGTCTGCTGGAGCATAATTTCACTCAAATAGATCCGATAAGGGTCGCGGGTTTGGCGCCAGGGGAGATCGTGGCGGCCATGCTCCCGGTACCAAAGATTCAGGCGCTCGTGAAGCTCTTTATATCGTGAACCCATCCGCTCGTCTTCGGAACGTTTCAACCCTCTATCAGGGCAATTTTCTGACCGATCTCCAGATAGCGTCGATAGTAGGCTTCGACGAACTTTCGCACTTCGGGTGTGACCGGCAGGAAATGGCCGTCGACCTTTTGGGCGTAACATCCCAGGTAATCCGCGGCATCCTCTTTGCGGACGTAGTGGGTGGCGAGATCCCGGTACGCCTGCCGATACCCTTCTTTCATCCGGTCATAGGCAGCCGGATCGATATGGACCCGGACCCCTTCGAAATCGATAGCACGGCTCCGATAGAGGATCTCCAGATGGATCAGCCCTTCACAGTAGTAGGGGAGCACCTCCCCCACTTCCCGCCACGCCATCAATCCGACCGCCCGGCTGACGAGGTCCTCCATCACCTCCTCTTTAAGCGAAGCCTCTTCGTAATCGAAAAAGGCCATCAAGCCGCCCGTCGTCGCTTTGAACTCTTCGATGTTCTTGAATTGCCCGCTTCGGTTCATCGCCACTTCGGTATCGCTGTCGATCCAGAGGATATGCCCGTATTCGTGGCCGATGGTAGCGATCTCGTAAAGGCGCATCCAACGCTCGGGCTGCTCCAGCAGGACTCGGCGCTTGCGCACCAGCTCCTCCCCGAGGCTCTCCAGGCTCAGCTGCATGACCGGCTTGTCCTTTTGGGACTGCCGCACATAATCGGCATAGGCAAAGATCTTTTTGCCCAGTTCGCTGGAGACCTTTTCATCGTTGGGGACTACCTGGGCGGAGAAGAGGCCGTTGAACTCCGCACCGTAATAGAGCATCGGCCGGCCGATGTAGAGTTGGGTCTTTTCGATCTGATCGACGTTTTTGGCGAAGATCCTCTGCGCTTCCAGGCCCAGCTCCACCGCCATATGCGCTCCGAAGGCCCGGATCTGCTCCGGAACTTTGACGGCGGTCTGCAGCCGGGGGTTGATCACCCGCAGGTCCCACTCCAGAGCCACCGCTTTGCGGTAGTGATCTTCGTAATACTCCAGGGGATGCCCTACCTGGATCGGGGTCGTCACCCCCATCCACGCCCGGTCCACCTCGGCCCAGTAGGCCACCAGCTCATCTGGATCGGTATGGGCAAAAGCCCGCTTCAGCGCCCGGAAATACTCCAGCCAGGGTTCTTTTTGACCGTAGATCTTATCCTCCAGACCCTCCAGCGTCTCCAGGAGCATCGTGAGCGCCTGAGTCACTTCACGGACCTCTTCGGCAAAGGCTTCGGCATAACTCACCCGCCGATACCCCCCGCTGTCGGGCACCAGCACCGAATAGCAGCGATCGGCCTCCTCCCCTTCGTGGCGATCCA is a window of Nitratifractor salsuginis DSM 16511 DNA encoding:
- the ciaB gene encoding invasion protein CiaB codes for the protein MMRESFMRDLQALYDELQRRQEELGAYMEILHGKENPEATQTVERMLEQLGLPKNPETEMAALTRLVNLREDALEQVMKQEGFSAEEIIAAKEKAYFFVADFHLERFESLIVWIEEQGLLTPFYRSLISGVHAVGLAVTRWQNGWTSHIIHGINRELLELFNGDEEKIFETLREQKLLDRHEGEEADRCYSVLVPDSGGYRRVSYAEAFAEEVREVTQALTMLLETLEGLEDKIYGQKEPWLEYFRALKRAFAHTDPDELVAYWAEVDRAWMGVTTPIQVGHPLEYYEDHYRKAVALEWDLRVINPRLQTAVKVPEQIRAFGAHMAVELGLEAQRIFAKNVDQIEKTQLYIGRPMLYYGAEFNGLFSAQVVPNDEKVSSELGKKIFAYADYVRQSQKDKPVMQLSLESLGEELVRKRRVLLEQPERWMRLYEIATIGHEYGHILWIDSDTEVAMNRSGQFKNIEEFKATTGGLMAFFDYEEASLKEEVMEDLVSRAVGLMAWREVGEVLPYYCEGLIHLEILYRSRAIDFEGVRVHIDPAAYDRMKEGYRQAYRDLATHYVRKEDAADYLGCYAQKVDGHFLPVTPEVRKFVEAYYRRYLEIGQKIALIEG
- a CDS encoding ATP phosphoribosyltransferase regulatory subunit yields the protein MIFEHEIPSGSRLYFDESARIKRRIENSAAEFLEERGYREMVTPLFSYHQHESFDDPKALIRLNDTDNHEVSLRADSTADVVRIATRRLGRSTDFKQWFYIQPVYRFPTREQYQIGAEFLEGDFPKIVADATALLGRLEIRPLLQIANIAIPKMLSEEYGVDLDALKSMHIERILEAGHSWLEPLIRIHRVEDLADLSTYPEAVARELEKMREAVAGLEYAPIVVSPLYYAKLRYYDSLVFRLYEGNTLFATGGTYRIAEVRAAGFAIYTDACIAEKMSKGTL
- a CDS encoding pyridoxal-phosphate-dependent aminotransferase family protein — encoded protein: MLLFTPGPTPVPESVRLAMAGPTLHHRTPEFEAIFAVARTKLFELMVTDEVVMLASSGTGAMEAAVTNLCHRKLLNVNAGKFGQRFGLIAQAHGLPHTEIVHEWDTPATVGEVMEILRSDSEIDALAIQISESAGGLRHPVEEIAAAVKAERPEVMVIADGITAVGVERIDTSNIDALIAGSQKALMLPPGLAILGLSNVAVEKIGNGRGYYFNLASEIKKQRQNTTAYTAPTTLIIGLKAILEEIEKQGGLGKLYCDTARRAKATRFALEALGLHSYPKTPARSMTTIDDPDANTIRSLLKSDFGVNVAGGQDHLKGKIFRINQMGLIEPHEMVWVVNAVELALAKMGRRPFDGTAARIWNETYYKTMLSKAKGEE
- the mutY gene encoding A/G-specific adenine glycosylase, which codes for MKRSEDERMGSRYKELHERLNLWYREHGRHDLPWRQTRDPYRIYLSEIMLQQTQVSTVLERFYFPFLERFPTLAVVAEASEEEVLKAWEGLGYYSRARHLHRTARLCNGVLPSTSQELERLPGIGRSTARAIACFAFDEAAPILDANVRRILYRFFRRRKATERELWRMAERLFDAKRPYDYNQAMMDLGAMICTPKDPRCDLCPLREGCRGRQAPERYPEAKKASKTPVRRAKILLCERGGAWALSQSRERFHGGLWHFPRFEDEVSGEFLGRELARYSHFALEAEIWRVAVLPKDYDKPIGFFTPKSIEELPLGGIDRKIFKKYFGVLSVES